From the Cryptococcus neoformans var. neoformans JEC21 chromosome 6 sequence genome, the window TCAACTGTGTGATAGAGGTCGAAGGTGTATCTGGGGGAGTGGGAGGTTCAACGCATCGTATCAAGTTTGGGCGAGCTGCCGTAGATTTTGATTGACTTGATTGGGTGTGACCAGCATCGGTGGGCAATCTTGGCCCGTTTTTGGCGGGCTTTAAACTAGGCCCATGTTGCCGGTCAATGGGCTTGATATCCAACTTGTCAATGGTAGTAGTTTGCCTGGGTCCATATTGCTGTTGATGGCTATTTCCACCATATCCGTTAGATATGTCCGCCAAAGCCATTTTCCTTCTATTTTTCCATTCCATTTCTAGGTCTCTTAATCTTTGAGGGGTTGCGACAGTATCTAACTGCAGACTGGCGGAGCGGATGCTAGTCCTATATAGTGATGGCGACATGGCTTGTTGAGTATTTCCTGTGTAcgtagatgatgaaggcACGATTGGTAAAGCAGTCGGGGCGTAAGATGGCCGCTTGGGACGCCGACGCAGAATGGGTTGCTGAGGGGTATCCATGTCCTTCAGACGAATGTGACAGGTATCAAAGATTGGGTTATACGATGGCCGGTGACTTGCACACGCACTTTTATGAACAATCGGCGTCtgtggatgatgattgaACGCCAACAGCCGGTCAGGAACGGAACCAATTATGATACTGCAAGTTAAGCCAAGCCGCGCATGTCGGCGTTAAGATAGAGAAGGGGTTTTCAATCTAAATTGAGTTGACCACAAATGTGCCACTTCCGGAAATACCCCTCCCGGCATTCCCCGCTTGGTCTCACGCTCGCGGCTGGCAACTTTCGAAGACTTTGGGTCAGCGAGTCTTCTTTTGGTTTCTTACAATAAACGCAACGCCCGCTCCAGCAGCTTAAATCGGTTTGCGTGACAACAAAAAACACATACAGATACAGTGAGTTTCGTATCTTTCTCCCACAACGACAACGCAGGCGCACTCGACGGTTtagaggaaagaatggaaggaTATCGGAAGGAAGTTTTCGGAGAAATTGGCTGACAAGCATTCGTTGCAGATGAAGCTCATCGCCGCttacctcctcctccaacagGGTGGCAACGCCTCCCCCTCTGCCGCTGACATCAAGGCGCTCCTCGAGACCGTTGGTGTCGAGGCTGAGGAGGACAGGCTCTCCAAGCTCATCTCCGAGCTCGAGGGCAAGGACATCAACGAGGTATGTTTTGATCGCATCGCCGGAAAAGATGGACTGGAATGTGCAGTCGGTTTTTGTGCAGCCGATTTTACATTGGCTCAAATCGACTCTGCTGTTCGCGACCCAGTCCTCTTAGCGATTATCAAGGGTCGAAATGAATGCTGATTTTGTACGTAGCTCATCGCTGAGGGTTCTTCCAAGCTCGCTTCCGTTCCCTCTGGTGGTGCCGCTcccgccgctgctgctggtggtgcCGCTGCCGGTGGTGCCGCTGAGGCTGCCCCtgctgaggagaagaaggaggaggccaaggaggagTCTGACGACGACATGGTATGTTCCTTCTAGTGTTGAAGCTTGCCTTTGGGCCAAGAACACAGCATGTTAACGGCTTTATAGGGCTTCGGTCTCTTCGACTAAGCATGTTATTTTCGACACCAAATTGGTTTTTACCGCTTGTGGATGTGAGATTCAAGAGGCGAGGCAAGTTCTGCGCATTAGTAGACGGTTCTGCCCATTTGAAATATCATATGCATGAGTCCTCTTCTCGCAGCCTGCCATGTTTTTTTCCATCGGCAGTTGCCCCGTATCTCGTTATTTTTAAGCCTTCATTTGATACGCGTGGTTATTCGACTTAATCTTCAGAAGGTTTAATGAGTGCCTTGATGGATGCAAGTGGCGAGTATCGCGATCCGTTCcccttttgttttctttATCCACAACTACTGCCAGCTCTGTTCACGAAGTTCGGTGGTGTATAACTTGTCGTTAGCCGCATAACGGCCCTTGAAGCTCTCGACATCGTAGCTGTTAATTGCTGAGTCGTTATGTTATCCGCTTGTCGCGTTCAGAAGCCGCTCCGACATCACTAATAACAGCGGTTGGAATGAATTGACTTGAAGCCGCCTTAAGGACAACCTCGTAGCAGAGAGAATAGAATCAAGAGAAACACCAAACAGACGGTGAACAAGTCAGCATAAACCAGGAATCTTTTCCATACTGAACAAGCAATATATCAGTTCCCACTAATCCCGCTATACGCTACTTCATGTCTACCCTCAACAAATGAAACCCATTGATGAAACCTATTGCCTCTTGGCGTTGGCGTTCGAACCGGGCTTGTCATTGGAGATCAGTTTCGCTTGGTAACGCATGCACATTGACTTACAAGAGGTCGTCTGAAAAGGACTGGTTATGGATGGGTGTCAGTAGATTGTCATTATGCTTTCGTCCACCACCTACGAATATGAGGTTCAGGGGCTGCAATAATGGTTTGTCAGCATATTTACGTGACACAACAAGGTCTTACACATATATAGCGACATATCTACACTTACCATGCACTTCGAAATGTTCCCATCCCAGAGACTGGGTGATGCCAATGCCACGCcactcgtcttcctccaaaATCCTCAGCAAACCAGAATCGTCAGACGCAAAATATCGCTTGGGAATGAGCTTAAGCATTTGTTTGGGGAGAATAACATGTCGGTACTCAAATCTATCATCTGAGTCTATAATGATGAGGCGTTAACAGAGACAAGCTGAGTTTTGGTAAGGAAACCGTTATTGAAGCTTACATCGGTCCGAGTAGATAATCCTAATGGCAAGCGTTAGCAAAATTGTAGACCTAATCCGCGAGAAACCACCTTGGCCGTGAGTTGACTTACCGTTCGGAAAGCTCTTCGAGAGTAGCTGGTTGCTTTCCAGGAGCCATGATGAATTAAGAATGGAATGCCAAATTGATAATGATAAAAAGACGCGTCAAATCAGTGAAGTtgagagaaagaggtgtATCGGATGTACACAGAAGTTGAATAGATTGGCGTGATGAAAGCTTGGTAGTGTGCTGGCACAGGGGTAAAGAACGTGTAGAAAGGCAGCCTTGGTGAGAAATGATAGGTGGAATGGGAATGTGAAGAGAAAGCTTTCCAAAAACCGCGTATTCCCTCGCGTCACTTCGCGTCGGGCAAACGGGATCAAAAACTGTTTGCATCAATGAGTATTTAATGTGTGGTGGTGTCGCCAAACAAGAAACCCATTCTGAACTCATTTCACCTTTCCAATGATTAGATATTTATCTTTCCTCTTGAAAAGCCCTGTTGGAATTGCCCATGCTTCGCATACCTTTAACAGCTCATATGGTGCCATCTGGGCATGAGTTTTTTTCTATATTTGTAGGCCTCGAGGAGTTCATCctttcattcatcatcatgactTCCTAGGTGTTTCCATGGTATTATATGAGTGCTCGCTATTGATAATAACAGCAACCGCTGGATAATCCAACCAACCAAGACATTTTTTGTACCACGAGAGGCCGAACTACACACCACTTCCTTCGATCGCACATTAGGGGAATTGACGGCACTCACATCCTTTCGGTTTGTGTCGATGTTAAGGGTCAGGTTCGGTATTGAGGCAAGGACGGTAACGCGAGTATTAATGTGCTTGCCTTGTCCCTGCAGTTGCGTATTAGCTTGCCCCTTTCACCTTGGATCTTCGGTTTCTGTAAGTTTTTGCTAGCTACTTACTAGGGTTCAGCTCACGACTCTCTTGCTTATCAGCACGAGTCGCGCGCGCTTGGTGTCTGGGGACGTGAACAGTATTTCTTCGCATGTTTCCAGCCAAGTGAGGATTAACAAGGTATGAAGAATGGATTGTTGGAGATGAGTTGGGGGCTCTCAACTGCCCCAAAATCGAAAGACGCTCTTGTGAGATGTATCAAAACAACAAGAACAATGCAATTGCACCTCAGATATGGAAGCTCAGCTATACTGCGTACCGAAGGGGAATAAGGAGGAATATAAGTAGCATCAGAGAATATCATtttggaggatgacatCCACTACTACTTCCCTCAACCAGGAGCTTTCGGGCTCATCAGCCGTCAGTGCTCTACTGTCCCTTGCGCCATCATTCTCCACACAATGTCGGAAGAACGCCTACTTCTGCAATGAAGAGATATCATTGCGCCTGTTGAGATACTCAACCACTTTTCAAAGCGGATTGAGCCAAGTGGAAAAATGAATTGCGAGCTTGTGCATGGGGCCATCCCCACGAAAGATTTACTGCCCGTCTGGCTTCCTCCCTTTCGTTGCGGCTTTGCAATGGTGACATATGAACGGTGCAGCCGGCGAAGCGATGTAGCCTTTCCTTATGTGATGGGCTTATTTACAAGCGTCCTGGGGTTCCCGTGAATTACCGTTGCATACATTGCAGGTGAACGAACCGAGCCAGAGCATCCCAGATCCTTCAGCCCCTCGAACCTTTTTGGTCCCAATGAATATGAGTATGGAAATGGGGAGAAGACTAGAAGTCGGACTGGAACTAGTCAACCTGGCAAAACTCTCAGAAATTCTCATggcgaggagaagggatcGGATGTAAATGATGTGCCCCAGGCGAACGACACTACAGAGGCTAAAGCGGCATGCAAGCAACTTTACGCCTATCGCTGGAGCTCCGGATGCTGAACCTGGAGCATGTAAGCCAAAATTAGAAAAGTTAAATATGGCTGTGAGAACGCTTTCCTTTGTTTGATCTGCTAGTTACTACTAAAAAATAGTTTGGGACCCGGAGATGGCTATGTTCAGGAAGATTGCTTCTAAGATTTTGGGCACTACTGTTGTAATCACCGTCATTGTCATGTGGTTATGTGTTTCCGTCTGGAAGTTGACCGTCAAAGTGATCGATCGAGATGGCGGTGAAACCGGCCAgacctccttctctcgagATCTCATTTCTCAGACCACCCTCAATTATTTTGCTACATACTCCTCTGAACTTCTCGCCGCTGCTGACGTCGCTCATGATGTagttgaggaaggagtgTGGGCATCCATTGTCATCAATGCTGGTGTCTCCAATGCCCTTCTATCTTCTAGGGAAAACGGTAACTCTAGCTAGAGCGGGTCTTCTGTCATCGAGGTTTTCTACGCGCAAGCTAGACCGGAAACTGCTCTCAACACCTATCTCATTCCTTACATCCAGGAAGTTTTAAGTCAGCTTTTTTTTCGAGTACAATACCCAGAGCGCCGCTACCTACCTCCAAGACAACGCCAATAATGTCACACTGTCAGGCTCGTCTCTCAGACGCCCTCGACGATCACCAACCCTGTGTTGTGGTATTCGATGAATAACCTTAGGCCTTACTACGACCAGCCTGTCGCTCAAGCGGCTATTGCCATCGTTGGTCTTATGTAGTACatgctcatcttctccttcatcatgACTATGACCAACAATGCTGTTCGTGAAATCATCGCCTCCTTTCTCACCACTCGAGCTTACATCATCTACCGACTTGTCTCTCCTATCTGTCTATACCTCCCtgcctctttcttcttctgcatgGTCAACTTACCCTCTTTCAAAGTCCACTTTGGCGCGCACTTTACTTATGCGGGCGGTTTGTTCCTTAGGTGGTTCGCTCTTTTCTTGGGCATGGCCGCTATTGGTCTCGCTACCGAGTCTGCAATTATCGTGCTCGGTCCCAAGTTTATgattttcttccctccgcCAATTATTATCGTGAATATGTCTGTCGTCAGCTTGCCTCTCGAGTTGCAGCCTTGGATTTACCGATACGGTGTCGCCATGCCCTTTTACAACTGTAATCGTATTATTCGAACAGCAAGTCTCACCTTTCCTTTATTTTAATATTTCTTGTGATTCAAATGCGgactctccctcctcttaTAGATCATATTTGACACCAAGAACCAAATCGGCCAAAACATGGGTATCCTTCTCGCCTGGCTCGTCGTGGACTTCATTACCATATCGCTTGGTACATGGCTCTTTCGAAGAAAAAGCGTTAATCAGCATAAAAAAGAAAttggtgagaacgagatGGACAGCGCAGGTGAGGCTGATCCGATCGGTTGATTGGGAGTTCGGTCTCAATCGTGTTGTTACGACCAGGGCTTGATGGTAGTTAGCTCTATTTGTTACGTGGGTATCTCTACTATATCTAGGACATCTATATTCTTTCGTATCATCTATATTCCTTCGTATCATCTATATTCCTTCGTA encodes:
- a CDS encoding ribosomal protein P2, putative, with amino-acid sequence MKLIAAYLLLQQGGNASPSAADIKALLETVGVEAEEDRLSKLISELEGKDINELIAEGSSKLASVPSGGAAPAAAAGGAAAGGAAEAAPAEEKKEEAKEESDDDMGFGLFD
- a CDS encoding protein kinase activator, putative, which translates into the protein MAPGKQPATLEELSERIIYSDRYSDDRFEYRHVILPKQMLKLIPKRYFASDDSGLLRILEEDEWRGIGITQSLGWEHFEVHAPEPHILLFRRPLPGSNANAKRQ